The Hippocampus zosterae strain Florida chromosome 20, ASM2543408v3, whole genome shotgun sequence genome contains a region encoding:
- the nrbp2b gene encoding nuclear receptor-binding protein 2b isoform X1, with protein sequence MTMSVPERKSGSEGKEEESEDESEILEESPCGRWQKRKEQVSQGNVPGVESASLAMDTEEGVEVVWNEVLFSDKKVFKAQEEKIKEMFENLMQVEHPNIVKFHKYWLDMKESQARVIFITEYMSSGSLKQFLKKTKKNHKTMNVKAWKRWCTQILSALSYLHSCDPPIIHGNLTCDTIFIQHNGLIKIGSVWHRLFVNVFPDANVQGKGRQHRDEQRNLHFFAPEYGTGEDDYAIDIFSFGICALEMAVLEIQANGDAAVSKEAIVNAGQSLEDPLMREFTQSCLRPDAKLRPTAHDLLFHRVLFEVHSLKLLAAHCLINNQYLLPENCVEERTKSFDPNAVMAEIKHEDRLGVQLKYSHVSPLELDKFLEDVKNGIYPLMNFASSRPHPVPRALSLSQEQVEIVKTPTPEPQEMESRKVIQMHCNLESNEEGTKTHVSHVVPVHQLSLFLKMDDKLHRQLSCDILPTDTSKDLAGELVHYAFINEMMKNTCLRISKRWPRSWRTPSSDIGYERCLPGARSEGKGGSGGSPWMDGRWDQGVLVWGWGGFYGVLQMEQEPVCSQSITEGC encoded by the exons ATGACGATGTCCGTCCCGGAGAGGAAATCGGGATCggaggggaaggaggaggagagcgaAGATGAGAGCGAGATCCTGGAGGAAAGCCCCTGTGGACGATGGCAGAAGCGCAAAGAGCAG GTGAGTCAAGGCAATGTCCCGGGCGTGGAAAGCGCCTCCCTGGCCATGGACACGGAGGAAGGGGTGGAGGTGGTTTGGAATGAGGTGCTTTTCTCCGACAAGAAGGTCTTCAAAGCTCAGGAG GAGAAGATCAAGGAGATGTTTGAGAACCTGATGCAGGTGGAGCATCCCAACATTGTGAAGTTCCACAAGTACTGGCTTGATATGAAAGAAAGTCAGGCTCGG GTTATCTTCATCACGGAATACATGTCGTCAGGCAGCCTCAAGCAATTTCTCAAGAAAACCAAGAAGAACCACAAGACCATGAATGTGAAA GcctggaaaaggtggtgcacACAGATCCTCTCCGCCCTCAG TTATCTGCACTCGTGCGATCCACCAATCATCCACGGCAATCTGACGTGTGACACCATCTTCATCCAGCACAACGGACTCATCAAGATCGGCTCAG TGTGGCATCGGCTCTTTGTGAACG TGTTCCCGGATGCCAACGTCCAGGGAAAGGGGAGGCAACATCGTGACGAGCAGCGCAATCTTCATTTTTTTGCACCTGAATATGGAA CCGGCGAAGATGACTACGCCATAGATATTTTCTCCTTCGGCATCTGCGCTCTGGAG ATGGCAGTGTTGGAGATCCAGGCCAACGGAGACGCTGCCGTCTCCAAGGAGGCCATCGTCAACGCCGGCCAATCCCTGGAAGACCCTCTCATGAGA GAGTTCACGCAATCGTGTTTGCGCCCCGACGCCAAGCTCCGTCCGACCGCCCACGACCTCCTCTTCCACCGCGTCCTGTTTGAGGTGCACTCGCTCAAATTGCTGGCCGCCCACTGCCTCATCAACAATCAGT ACTTGCTGCCCGAGAACTGCGTGGAAGAGAGGACCAAGTCCTTCGACCCGAACGCTGTCATGGCAGAAATCAAGCATGAAGACAGGCTGGGAGTTCAgctaaa GTACTCCCATGTGTCCCCTTTAGAGCTGGACAAGTTTCTGGAGGACGTCAA GAACGGGATTTACCCCTTGATGAACTTTGCCTCGTCCCGGCCGCATCCCGTCCCTCGCGCCCTCTCCTTGTCGCAGGAGCAGGTGGAGATAGTCAAAACGCCCACGCCGGAACCCCAAGAGATGGAGAGCAGGAAG GTCATTCAGATGCACTGCAACTTGGAGTCGAATGAGGAAGGGACCAAAACTCATGTGAGTCACGTAGTACCGGTACATCAG CTTTCTTTATTTCTCAAGATGGACGATAAACTTCACCGGCAGCTTAGCTGCGACATCCTTCCGA CCGACACATCCAAAGACCTTGCCGGCGAACTAGTTCACTACGCCTTCATAAATGAG ATGATgaagaatacatgcct GAGGATATCGAAAAGGTGGCCGCGTTCCTGGAGGACGCCATCAAGCGACATCGGGTACGAGCGCTGCCTTCCGGGAGCACGCAGTGAGGGAAAGGGGGGAAGTGGCGGCAGCCCGTGGATGGATGGCAGGTGGGACCAAGGGGTCcttgtgtgggggtgggggggcttttatGGCGTCCTACAGATGGAGCAGGAGCCTGTTTGCAGTCAAAGCATCACTGAGGGATGTTAA
- the nrbp2b gene encoding nuclear receptor-binding protein 2b isoform X2: MTMSVPERKSGSEGKEEESEDESEILEESPCGRWQKRKEQVSQGNVPGVESASLAMDTEEGVEVVWNEVLFSDKKVFKAQEEKIKEMFENLMQVEHPNIVKFHKYWLDMKESQARVIFITEYMSSGSLKQFLKKTKKNHKTMNVKAWKRWCTQILSALSYLHSCDPPIIHGNLTCDTIFIQHNGLIKIGSVWHRLFVNVFPDANVQGKGRQHRDEQRNLHFFAPEYGTGEDDYAIDIFSFGICALEMAVLEIQANGDAAVSKEAIVNAGQSLEDPLMREFTQSCLRPDAKLRPTAHDLLFHRVLFEVHSLKLLAAHCLINNQYLLPENCVEERTKSFDPNAVMAEIKHEDRLGVQLKYSHVSPLELDKFLEDVKNGIYPLMNFASSRPHPVPRALSLSQEQVEIVKTPTPEPQEMESRKVIQMHCNLESNEEGTKTHLSLFLKMDDKLHRQLSCDILPTDTSKDLAGELVHYAFINEMMKNTCLRISKRWPRSWRTPSSDIGYERCLPGARSEGKGGSGGSPWMDGRWDQGVLVWGWGGFYGVLQMEQEPVCSQSITEGC, translated from the exons ATGACGATGTCCGTCCCGGAGAGGAAATCGGGATCggaggggaaggaggaggagagcgaAGATGAGAGCGAGATCCTGGAGGAAAGCCCCTGTGGACGATGGCAGAAGCGCAAAGAGCAG GTGAGTCAAGGCAATGTCCCGGGCGTGGAAAGCGCCTCCCTGGCCATGGACACGGAGGAAGGGGTGGAGGTGGTTTGGAATGAGGTGCTTTTCTCCGACAAGAAGGTCTTCAAAGCTCAGGAG GAGAAGATCAAGGAGATGTTTGAGAACCTGATGCAGGTGGAGCATCCCAACATTGTGAAGTTCCACAAGTACTGGCTTGATATGAAAGAAAGTCAGGCTCGG GTTATCTTCATCACGGAATACATGTCGTCAGGCAGCCTCAAGCAATTTCTCAAGAAAACCAAGAAGAACCACAAGACCATGAATGTGAAA GcctggaaaaggtggtgcacACAGATCCTCTCCGCCCTCAG TTATCTGCACTCGTGCGATCCACCAATCATCCACGGCAATCTGACGTGTGACACCATCTTCATCCAGCACAACGGACTCATCAAGATCGGCTCAG TGTGGCATCGGCTCTTTGTGAACG TGTTCCCGGATGCCAACGTCCAGGGAAAGGGGAGGCAACATCGTGACGAGCAGCGCAATCTTCATTTTTTTGCACCTGAATATGGAA CCGGCGAAGATGACTACGCCATAGATATTTTCTCCTTCGGCATCTGCGCTCTGGAG ATGGCAGTGTTGGAGATCCAGGCCAACGGAGACGCTGCCGTCTCCAAGGAGGCCATCGTCAACGCCGGCCAATCCCTGGAAGACCCTCTCATGAGA GAGTTCACGCAATCGTGTTTGCGCCCCGACGCCAAGCTCCGTCCGACCGCCCACGACCTCCTCTTCCACCGCGTCCTGTTTGAGGTGCACTCGCTCAAATTGCTGGCCGCCCACTGCCTCATCAACAATCAGT ACTTGCTGCCCGAGAACTGCGTGGAAGAGAGGACCAAGTCCTTCGACCCGAACGCTGTCATGGCAGAAATCAAGCATGAAGACAGGCTGGGAGTTCAgctaaa GTACTCCCATGTGTCCCCTTTAGAGCTGGACAAGTTTCTGGAGGACGTCAA GAACGGGATTTACCCCTTGATGAACTTTGCCTCGTCCCGGCCGCATCCCGTCCCTCGCGCCCTCTCCTTGTCGCAGGAGCAGGTGGAGATAGTCAAAACGCCCACGCCGGAACCCCAAGAGATGGAGAGCAGGAAG GTCATTCAGATGCACTGCAACTTGGAGTCGAATGAGGAAGGGACCAAAACTCAT CTTTCTTTATTTCTCAAGATGGACGATAAACTTCACCGGCAGCTTAGCTGCGACATCCTTCCGA CCGACACATCCAAAGACCTTGCCGGCGAACTAGTTCACTACGCCTTCATAAATGAG ATGATgaagaatacatgcct GAGGATATCGAAAAGGTGGCCGCGTTCCTGGAGGACGCCATCAAGCGACATCGGGTACGAGCGCTGCCTTCCGGGAGCACGCAGTGAGGGAAAGGGGGGAAGTGGCGGCAGCCCGTGGATGGATGGCAGGTGGGACCAAGGGGTCcttgtgtgggggtgggggggcttttatGGCGTCCTACAGATGGAGCAGGAGCCTGTTTGCAGTCAAAGCATCACTGAGGGATGTTAA
- the nrbp2b gene encoding nuclear receptor-binding protein 2b isoform X3, whose product MTMSVPERKSGSEGKEEESEDESEILEESPCGRWQKRKEQVSQGNVPGVESASLAMDTEEGVEVVWNEVLFSDKKVFKAQEEKIKEMFENLMQVEHPNIVKFHKYWLDMKESQARVIFITEYMSSGSLKQFLKKTKKNHKTMNVKAWKRWCTQILSALSYLHSCDPPIIHGNLTCDTIFIQHNGLIKIGSVWHRLFVNVFPDANVQGKGRQHRDEQRNLHFFAPEYGTGEDDYAIDIFSFGICALEMAVLEIQANGDAAVSKEAIVNAGQSLEDPLMREFTQSCLRPDAKLRPTAHDLLFHRVLFEVHSLKLLAAHCLINNQYLLPENCVEERTKSFDPNAVMAEIKHEDRLGVQLKYSHVSPLELDKFLEDVKNGIYPLMNFASSRPHPVPRALSLSQEQVEIVKTPTPEPQEMESRKVIQMHCNLESNEEGTKTHVSHVVPVHQLSLFLKMDDKLHRQLSCDILPTDTSKDLAGELVHYAFINEEDIEKVAAFLEDAIKRHRVRALPSGSTQ is encoded by the exons ATGACGATGTCCGTCCCGGAGAGGAAATCGGGATCggaggggaaggaggaggagagcgaAGATGAGAGCGAGATCCTGGAGGAAAGCCCCTGTGGACGATGGCAGAAGCGCAAAGAGCAG GTGAGTCAAGGCAATGTCCCGGGCGTGGAAAGCGCCTCCCTGGCCATGGACACGGAGGAAGGGGTGGAGGTGGTTTGGAATGAGGTGCTTTTCTCCGACAAGAAGGTCTTCAAAGCTCAGGAG GAGAAGATCAAGGAGATGTTTGAGAACCTGATGCAGGTGGAGCATCCCAACATTGTGAAGTTCCACAAGTACTGGCTTGATATGAAAGAAAGTCAGGCTCGG GTTATCTTCATCACGGAATACATGTCGTCAGGCAGCCTCAAGCAATTTCTCAAGAAAACCAAGAAGAACCACAAGACCATGAATGTGAAA GcctggaaaaggtggtgcacACAGATCCTCTCCGCCCTCAG TTATCTGCACTCGTGCGATCCACCAATCATCCACGGCAATCTGACGTGTGACACCATCTTCATCCAGCACAACGGACTCATCAAGATCGGCTCAG TGTGGCATCGGCTCTTTGTGAACG TGTTCCCGGATGCCAACGTCCAGGGAAAGGGGAGGCAACATCGTGACGAGCAGCGCAATCTTCATTTTTTTGCACCTGAATATGGAA CCGGCGAAGATGACTACGCCATAGATATTTTCTCCTTCGGCATCTGCGCTCTGGAG ATGGCAGTGTTGGAGATCCAGGCCAACGGAGACGCTGCCGTCTCCAAGGAGGCCATCGTCAACGCCGGCCAATCCCTGGAAGACCCTCTCATGAGA GAGTTCACGCAATCGTGTTTGCGCCCCGACGCCAAGCTCCGTCCGACCGCCCACGACCTCCTCTTCCACCGCGTCCTGTTTGAGGTGCACTCGCTCAAATTGCTGGCCGCCCACTGCCTCATCAACAATCAGT ACTTGCTGCCCGAGAACTGCGTGGAAGAGAGGACCAAGTCCTTCGACCCGAACGCTGTCATGGCAGAAATCAAGCATGAAGACAGGCTGGGAGTTCAgctaaa GTACTCCCATGTGTCCCCTTTAGAGCTGGACAAGTTTCTGGAGGACGTCAA GAACGGGATTTACCCCTTGATGAACTTTGCCTCGTCCCGGCCGCATCCCGTCCCTCGCGCCCTCTCCTTGTCGCAGGAGCAGGTGGAGATAGTCAAAACGCCCACGCCGGAACCCCAAGAGATGGAGAGCAGGAAG GTCATTCAGATGCACTGCAACTTGGAGTCGAATGAGGAAGGGACCAAAACTCATGTGAGTCACGTAGTACCGGTACATCAG CTTTCTTTATTTCTCAAGATGGACGATAAACTTCACCGGCAGCTTAGCTGCGACATCCTTCCGA CCGACACATCCAAAGACCTTGCCGGCGAACTAGTTCACTACGCCTTCATAAATGAG GAGGATATCGAAAAGGTGGCCGCGTTCCTGGAGGACGCCATCAAGCGACATCGGGTACGAGCGCTGCCTTCCGGGAGCACGCAGTGA
- the nrbp2b gene encoding nuclear receptor-binding protein 2b isoform X5, translated as MTMSVPERKSGSEGKEEESEDESEILEESPCGRWQKRKEQVSQGNVPGVESASLAMDTEEGVEVVWNEVLFSDKKVFKAQEEKIKEMFENLMQVEHPNIVKFHKYWLDMKESQARVIFITEYMSSGSLKQFLKKTKKNHKTMNVKAWKRWCTQILSALSYLHSCDPPIIHGNLTCDTIFIQHNGLIKIGSVWHRLFVNVFPDANVQGKGRQHRDEQRNLHFFAPEYGTGEDDYAIDIFSFGICALEMAVLEIQANGDAAVSKEAIVNAGQSLEDPLMREFTQSCLRPDAKLRPTAHDLLFHRVLFEVHSLKLLAAHCLINNQYLLPENCVEERTKSFDPNAVMAEIKHEDRLGVQLKYSHVSPLELDKFLEDVKNGIYPLMNFASSRPHPVPRALSLSQEQVEIVKTPTPEPQEMESRKVSTSYITSSILYLENLDLHTHRLHFRKGDDVYSGHP; from the exons ATGACGATGTCCGTCCCGGAGAGGAAATCGGGATCggaggggaaggaggaggagagcgaAGATGAGAGCGAGATCCTGGAGGAAAGCCCCTGTGGACGATGGCAGAAGCGCAAAGAGCAG GTGAGTCAAGGCAATGTCCCGGGCGTGGAAAGCGCCTCCCTGGCCATGGACACGGAGGAAGGGGTGGAGGTGGTTTGGAATGAGGTGCTTTTCTCCGACAAGAAGGTCTTCAAAGCTCAGGAG GAGAAGATCAAGGAGATGTTTGAGAACCTGATGCAGGTGGAGCATCCCAACATTGTGAAGTTCCACAAGTACTGGCTTGATATGAAAGAAAGTCAGGCTCGG GTTATCTTCATCACGGAATACATGTCGTCAGGCAGCCTCAAGCAATTTCTCAAGAAAACCAAGAAGAACCACAAGACCATGAATGTGAAA GcctggaaaaggtggtgcacACAGATCCTCTCCGCCCTCAG TTATCTGCACTCGTGCGATCCACCAATCATCCACGGCAATCTGACGTGTGACACCATCTTCATCCAGCACAACGGACTCATCAAGATCGGCTCAG TGTGGCATCGGCTCTTTGTGAACG TGTTCCCGGATGCCAACGTCCAGGGAAAGGGGAGGCAACATCGTGACGAGCAGCGCAATCTTCATTTTTTTGCACCTGAATATGGAA CCGGCGAAGATGACTACGCCATAGATATTTTCTCCTTCGGCATCTGCGCTCTGGAG ATGGCAGTGTTGGAGATCCAGGCCAACGGAGACGCTGCCGTCTCCAAGGAGGCCATCGTCAACGCCGGCCAATCCCTGGAAGACCCTCTCATGAGA GAGTTCACGCAATCGTGTTTGCGCCCCGACGCCAAGCTCCGTCCGACCGCCCACGACCTCCTCTTCCACCGCGTCCTGTTTGAGGTGCACTCGCTCAAATTGCTGGCCGCCCACTGCCTCATCAACAATCAGT ACTTGCTGCCCGAGAACTGCGTGGAAGAGAGGACCAAGTCCTTCGACCCGAACGCTGTCATGGCAGAAATCAAGCATGAAGACAGGCTGGGAGTTCAgctaaa GTACTCCCATGTGTCCCCTTTAGAGCTGGACAAGTTTCTGGAGGACGTCAA GAACGGGATTTACCCCTTGATGAACTTTGCCTCGTCCCGGCCGCATCCCGTCCCTCGCGCCCTCTCCTTGTCGCAGGAGCAGGTGGAGATAGTCAAAACGCCCACGCCGGAACCCCAAGAGATGGAGAGCAGGAAGGTTAGCACCTCATATATCACCAGTAGCATTTTATATCTGGAAAATTTGGATTTACACACTCATAGGTTACATTTTAGAAAGGGAGATGATGTATATTCTGGCCAcc ccTAA
- the nrbp2b gene encoding nuclear receptor-binding protein 2b isoform X4, with translation MTMSVPERKSGSEGKEEESEDESEILEESPCGRWQKRKEQVSQGNVPGVESASLAMDTEEGVEVVWNEVLFSDKKVFKAQEEKIKEMFENLMQVEHPNIVKFHKYWLDMKESQARVIFITEYMSSGSLKQFLKKTKKNHKTMNVKAWKRWCTQILSALSYLHSCDPPIIHGNLTCDTIFIQHNGLIKIGSVWHRLFVNVFPDANVQGKGRQHRDEQRNLHFFAPEYGTGEDDYAIDIFSFGICALEMAVLEIQANGDAAVSKEAIVNAGQSLEDPLMREFTQSCLRPDAKLRPTAHDLLFHRVLFEVHSLKLLAAHCLINNQYLLPENCVEERTKSFDPNAVMAEIKHEDRLGVQLKYSHVSPLELDKFLEDVKNGIYPLMNFASSRPHPVPRALSLSQEQVEIVKTPTPEPQEMESRKVIQMHCNLESNEEGTKTHLSLFLKMDDKLHRQLSCDILPTDTSKDLAGELVHYAFINEEDIEKVAAFLEDAIKRHRVRALPSGSTQ, from the exons ATGACGATGTCCGTCCCGGAGAGGAAATCGGGATCggaggggaaggaggaggagagcgaAGATGAGAGCGAGATCCTGGAGGAAAGCCCCTGTGGACGATGGCAGAAGCGCAAAGAGCAG GTGAGTCAAGGCAATGTCCCGGGCGTGGAAAGCGCCTCCCTGGCCATGGACACGGAGGAAGGGGTGGAGGTGGTTTGGAATGAGGTGCTTTTCTCCGACAAGAAGGTCTTCAAAGCTCAGGAG GAGAAGATCAAGGAGATGTTTGAGAACCTGATGCAGGTGGAGCATCCCAACATTGTGAAGTTCCACAAGTACTGGCTTGATATGAAAGAAAGTCAGGCTCGG GTTATCTTCATCACGGAATACATGTCGTCAGGCAGCCTCAAGCAATTTCTCAAGAAAACCAAGAAGAACCACAAGACCATGAATGTGAAA GcctggaaaaggtggtgcacACAGATCCTCTCCGCCCTCAG TTATCTGCACTCGTGCGATCCACCAATCATCCACGGCAATCTGACGTGTGACACCATCTTCATCCAGCACAACGGACTCATCAAGATCGGCTCAG TGTGGCATCGGCTCTTTGTGAACG TGTTCCCGGATGCCAACGTCCAGGGAAAGGGGAGGCAACATCGTGACGAGCAGCGCAATCTTCATTTTTTTGCACCTGAATATGGAA CCGGCGAAGATGACTACGCCATAGATATTTTCTCCTTCGGCATCTGCGCTCTGGAG ATGGCAGTGTTGGAGATCCAGGCCAACGGAGACGCTGCCGTCTCCAAGGAGGCCATCGTCAACGCCGGCCAATCCCTGGAAGACCCTCTCATGAGA GAGTTCACGCAATCGTGTTTGCGCCCCGACGCCAAGCTCCGTCCGACCGCCCACGACCTCCTCTTCCACCGCGTCCTGTTTGAGGTGCACTCGCTCAAATTGCTGGCCGCCCACTGCCTCATCAACAATCAGT ACTTGCTGCCCGAGAACTGCGTGGAAGAGAGGACCAAGTCCTTCGACCCGAACGCTGTCATGGCAGAAATCAAGCATGAAGACAGGCTGGGAGTTCAgctaaa GTACTCCCATGTGTCCCCTTTAGAGCTGGACAAGTTTCTGGAGGACGTCAA GAACGGGATTTACCCCTTGATGAACTTTGCCTCGTCCCGGCCGCATCCCGTCCCTCGCGCCCTCTCCTTGTCGCAGGAGCAGGTGGAGATAGTCAAAACGCCCACGCCGGAACCCCAAGAGATGGAGAGCAGGAAG GTCATTCAGATGCACTGCAACTTGGAGTCGAATGAGGAAGGGACCAAAACTCAT CTTTCTTTATTTCTCAAGATGGACGATAAACTTCACCGGCAGCTTAGCTGCGACATCCTTCCGA CCGACACATCCAAAGACCTTGCCGGCGAACTAGTTCACTACGCCTTCATAAATGAG GAGGATATCGAAAAGGTGGCCGCGTTCCTGGAGGACGCCATCAAGCGACATCGGGTACGAGCGCTGCCTTCCGGGAGCACGCAGTGA